The Actinopolyspora erythraea genome has a segment encoding these proteins:
- the casA gene encoding type I-E CRISPR-associated protein Cse1/CasA, with the protein MEELALSKSARAVWAKSTNEEGDWLPLWRHMDDSTDIAGWLFDHWLTSNVSRLLAAEFGGDVAAARCAVMFLAGAHDVGKATPAFAVQDTGLAQRMRELGLYMPTEKRDLPDRNLAHHTVTGYHLLIGWLVDKGWRKSSARTWGIVLGSHHGVPLDSDSENTPAFFPCLYGTGTWNTVQRELLERVAVRSGAAERLDQWREIKLSAGFQVLVTGLVIVSDWIASNEDLLPFLSGELPEVHEEPRRVSRALEELRLPGAWRPSGGPDSVAELFRTRFQLPDDVQPRPVQHAACELARTASEPGMIIVEAPMGEGKTEAALAASEIMAARWGLGGLLVALPPQATSDAMFDRVVDWLDAMGAEDQQVGGAVTLSHGKARFNRLFQGLVRQGRRPSQVGSDEKRHRTSHAVVAHSWLSGRKKSQLANFMVGTIDQLLFAGLKSRHLMLRHLGLAGKVVVLDEVHAYDVYMNPYLTKVLTWLGAYRVPVLALSATLPADRRRALLEAYQQGREYGPGGASGQEPAAIPDEVDGDPGYPLLSWSDGNRVDTKHVGPSGRRTEVSLDSLGGGVDEDLDALVSLLRDSLSDGGCAVVVRNTVGRVLETARRLEREFPGEVTVAHSRFITADRMRKDSELLDRFGAPDRAVRRPQRHIVIASQVIEQSLDVDFDLLVTDLAPVDLVLQRMGRLHRHQRGVEQRDRPAKLRSARAYLAGVDLTQGPPALEEAAARHIYGTYWLLRSAAVLQSRLGGEVVLPEDIATLVQRAYGPDQVEPVGWQEAVSDAWKKWQESSEERESRARDFQVAAPTKPGKAIIGWISANVGEADDGSQGQGQVRDGAPSLEVMLLQHDAAGNWFTPEWLSRGTGKLPVPREETPADDLAQVMASCSLRLPLAFSNAEAEEELWQATPKSWEKSPHIYSMPVLLIGQDGWGQITDHPVRYTPGIGLEVHNNATKTKFNLLDEPWIIVLDSSGSQQRVSILDAFERAPGLGMIDGEIPTQGFAITRLLLAFLHRAIDGPRDQDEWEQLWQADELPLERIHDYAQRVRHRFDLFDTEAPFFQVASLHTAKNEISGLEKIVADVPNGEPYFTTRSAASLRRIDAAEAARWLVHAHAFDPSGIKSGAVGDPKVKGGRGYPIGTGWAGQLGGLLPQGANLRETLLLNLVSRDIETFVRIGGPDDVPPWERDPDGPEHQDDRPPRGAIDLYTWQTRRVRLAGDRDGVTGVLLANGDKIQPQNRQTLDPHTAWRYSEPQSKKFKTTVYMPQKHDPNRSVWRGIAAMLPSISGRRSGNGDFQGFLAPGVLQWLGDLTSEGKLPETYVPRVRVMGVEYGPQSATYSEIVDDVLPLSVVLLRQDRPAAGKQATEAVSDAEKVGKAIWGFAEHIARAAGAEPKSGVGDRAREQLYAALETSYRSWLAGFGPNTDLSEARAEWQRTVELATTPIVDELIEGASPAAWRGRTIQNRLVNVALADVWFKAALRKALPLARTDSNNTTLEEAV; encoded by the coding sequence TTGGAAGAGTTGGCACTGAGCAAATCGGCTCGGGCGGTGTGGGCGAAGTCGACCAATGAAGAAGGGGACTGGCTGCCGCTCTGGCGGCACATGGACGATTCCACCGATATCGCCGGCTGGCTGTTCGACCACTGGTTGACATCCAATGTATCCCGATTGCTGGCGGCGGAGTTCGGTGGTGATGTGGCCGCCGCTCGTTGCGCGGTGATGTTTCTGGCCGGCGCGCACGATGTCGGCAAGGCGACACCGGCCTTCGCGGTGCAGGACACGGGACTCGCGCAGCGGATGCGCGAGCTGGGGCTGTACATGCCGACGGAGAAGCGGGACCTTCCCGATCGGAATCTCGCCCACCACACGGTCACCGGGTACCACTTGCTGATCGGATGGCTCGTCGACAAGGGGTGGCGCAAGAGCTCCGCGAGGACGTGGGGCATCGTGCTGGGCAGCCACCACGGTGTTCCGCTCGACTCCGATTCCGAGAACACGCCGGCGTTTTTTCCGTGCCTCTACGGCACCGGAACCTGGAACACGGTCCAGCGGGAGCTGCTCGAGCGCGTGGCGGTCCGTTCCGGAGCTGCCGAACGGCTCGACCAGTGGAGGGAGATCAAGCTCTCGGCGGGATTCCAGGTGCTGGTCACCGGCCTGGTGATCGTGTCGGACTGGATCGCCAGCAACGAGGACCTGCTGCCGTTCCTGAGCGGTGAGCTGCCGGAGGTTCACGAGGAGCCTCGACGTGTCTCGCGGGCGTTGGAGGAATTGCGGCTACCGGGGGCGTGGCGTCCGTCCGGTGGGCCGGACAGCGTGGCGGAGCTGTTCCGCACGCGGTTTCAGCTTCCCGACGATGTTCAGCCGCGCCCGGTGCAGCACGCTGCCTGTGAGCTCGCTCGAACCGCTTCCGAGCCCGGGATGATCATCGTCGAGGCCCCGATGGGGGAGGGCAAGACCGAGGCGGCGCTCGCGGCCTCGGAGATCATGGCGGCGCGCTGGGGGCTGGGAGGACTGCTCGTCGCGCTGCCGCCCCAGGCCACCAGTGACGCCATGTTCGACCGCGTGGTCGACTGGCTGGATGCGATGGGAGCCGAAGACCAGCAAGTCGGCGGCGCTGTCACCCTCAGCCACGGCAAGGCCAGGTTCAACCGGCTGTTCCAGGGGCTGGTCCGCCAGGGGAGGCGTCCCTCCCAGGTCGGCAGCGACGAGAAGCGACACCGCACCTCACACGCGGTCGTGGCGCACTCCTGGCTGTCGGGCCGCAAGAAGTCCCAGCTGGCCAACTTCATGGTCGGCACCATCGACCAGTTGTTGTTCGCAGGTCTGAAGTCGCGGCATCTGATGCTGCGCCACCTGGGGCTGGCCGGGAAGGTGGTCGTCCTCGACGAGGTTCACGCCTACGACGTCTACATGAACCCGTACCTGACCAAGGTGCTGACCTGGCTGGGTGCCTATCGGGTTCCGGTGCTCGCGTTGTCGGCCACCCTGCCCGCCGACCGGCGTCGTGCCCTGCTGGAGGCCTACCAGCAAGGCCGCGAGTACGGGCCGGGTGGCGCGAGTGGTCAGGAACCGGCGGCGATCCCGGACGAAGTGGACGGTGATCCCGGGTACCCGCTGCTCAGCTGGAGTGACGGAAACCGGGTCGATACGAAGCACGTCGGACCGTCGGGGAGGCGCACCGAGGTATCGCTCGATTCTCTCGGTGGGGGTGTCGACGAGGATCTCGACGCGCTGGTTTCGTTGCTGCGGGACTCGCTGTCCGACGGGGGTTGTGCTGTCGTCGTTCGGAACACGGTCGGCCGGGTGCTGGAGACGGCCAGGCGGTTGGAGCGGGAGTTTCCCGGCGAGGTCACGGTGGCCCATTCCCGGTTCATCACGGCTGACCGGATGCGCAAGGACAGCGAGCTGCTCGACCGGTTCGGTGCTCCGGACAGGGCCGTGCGGCGCCCCCAGCGGCACATCGTCATCGCCTCGCAGGTGATCGAGCAGTCCCTCGACGTCGATTTCGACCTGCTGGTCACCGATCTCGCTCCGGTCGACCTCGTGCTGCAGCGGATGGGGCGACTGCACCGGCATCAGCGCGGTGTCGAGCAGCGCGACCGCCCGGCGAAGCTGCGTTCGGCGCGCGCCTACCTCGCCGGTGTGGATCTCACGCAGGGGCCGCCGGCTCTAGAAGAAGCAGCCGCTCGCCACATCTACGGCACGTACTGGCTGCTCCGCTCTGCAGCGGTGCTCCAGTCTCGTCTCGGTGGCGAGGTCGTGCTTCCTGAGGATATCGCTACCCTCGTGCAGCGCGCCTACGGTCCCGACCAGGTCGAGCCCGTCGGCTGGCAGGAAGCCGTCTCCGATGCGTGGAAAAAGTGGCAGGAGTCCTCGGAAGAACGCGAGTCCAGGGCTCGTGATTTTCAGGTCGCGGCGCCGACCAAGCCTGGCAAGGCCATCATCGGGTGGATCTCGGCCAACGTGGGCGAAGCCGACGACGGTTCGCAGGGGCAGGGGCAGGTCCGCGACGGTGCGCCCAGTCTCGAAGTGATGCTGCTCCAGCACGATGCGGCCGGGAACTGGTTCACCCCCGAGTGGTTGTCACGAGGAACCGGGAAGCTCCCGGTGCCCCGCGAGGAGACTCCCGCCGACGACCTCGCACAGGTCATGGCCTCGTGCTCGCTGCGCCTGCCGCTGGCGTTCAGCAACGCCGAGGCCGAAGAGGAACTCTGGCAGGCCACCCCCAAGAGCTGGGAGAAGTCCCCACACATCTACAGCATGCCCGTTCTGCTCATCGGCCAGGACGGGTGGGGACAAATCACCGACCACCCAGTGCGCTACACCCCCGGCATAGGGCTGGAAGTACACAACAACGCCACCAAAACAAAGTTCAACCTGCTCGACGAGCCGTGGATCATCGTGCTCGATTCGAGTGGCAGTCAACAGCGGGTCTCGATCCTCGACGCCTTCGAGCGGGCCCCGGGGCTCGGCATGATCGACGGGGAGATTCCTACCCAGGGCTTCGCGATCACGCGGCTGCTGCTGGCCTTCCTGCACCGCGCGATCGACGGTCCGCGGGACCAGGACGAGTGGGAACAGCTCTGGCAAGCCGACGAGCTGCCGCTGGAGCGAATCCACGACTACGCCCAGCGGGTGCGGCACCGTTTCGACCTGTTCGACACCGAAGCCCCGTTCTTCCAGGTGGCATCGCTGCACACTGCGAAGAACGAGATATCGGGGCTGGAGAAGATCGTGGCGGACGTGCCCAACGGGGAGCCGTACTTCACCACCCGGTCGGCGGCCAGTCTGCGGCGCATCGACGCGGCCGAGGCCGCCCGCTGGCTCGTGCACGCCCACGCCTTCGACCCTTCCGGGATCAAGTCCGGTGCCGTGGGGGACCCGAAGGTCAAGGGTGGCCGGGGGTATCCGATCGGCACCGGCTGGGCGGGCCAGCTCGGCGGTCTGCTGCCGCAGGGCGCGAACCTGCGGGAGACGCTGCTGCTCAACCTCGTCTCCCGGGATATCGAGACATTCGTCCGCATCGGAGGGCCGGACGACGTGCCGCCGTGGGAGCGCGATCCGGACGGTCCGGAACACCAGGACGACCGACCGCCTCGCGGGGCGATCGACCTGTACACGTGGCAGACCCGCCGGGTCCGATTGGCCGGTGATCGCGACGGTGTCACCGGGGTGCTGCTAGCCAACGGCGACAAGATCCAGCCGCAGAACCGTCAAACCCTCGACCCGCACACCGCCTGGCGCTACAGCGAGCCCCAGTCCAAGAAGTTCAAGACAACGGTCTACATGCCGCAGAAGCACGACCCCAACAGGTCGGTGTGGCGCGGAATCGCGGCCATGCTGCCCTCGATCTCCGGACGTCGAAGCGGCAACGGCGATTTCCAGGGTTTTCTGGCACCCGGTGTGCTGCAGTGGCTCGGCGACCTGACCTCCGAAGGCAAGCTTCCGGAGACGTACGTACCCCGCGTTCGGGTGATGGGGGTGGAGTACGGCCCTCAGAGCGCCACCTACAGCGAGATCGTCGACGACGTCCTGCCGTTGTCGGTGGTGCTGCTGCGCCAGGACCGACCCGCAGCGGGGAAGCAGGCCACGGAAGCGGTGTCCGATGCCGAGAAGGTCGGGAAGGCGATCTGGGGGTTCGCCGAGCACATCGCCCGGGCCGCCGGTGCGGAACCCAAGTCCGGTGTGGGCGACCGGGCACGCGAGCAGCTCTACGCGGCTCTCGAAACGTCCTATCGCTCCTGGTTGGCCGGGTTCGGGCCGAACACGGACCTGTCCGAGGCCCGCGCCGAGTGGCAGCGAACCGTCGAGCTTGCCACCACTCCGATCGTCGACGAACTGATCGAGGGGGCTTCTCCGGCGGCGTGGCGCGGGCGAACCATCCAGAACCGCCTGGTGAACGTCGCGCTGGCGGACGTGTGGTTCAAAGCCGCCCTGCGGAAGGCGCTTCCCCTGGCACGCACCGATTCGAATAACACAACACTGGAGGAAGCGGTATGA
- a CDS encoding helix-turn-helix domain-containing protein, producing the protein MEDDWAAVAEAISNRLRELGLTQLEVAARSKVSPATIRELQYNKMPRRRNPRTLEALSEALDWPPDYLGNVLSGAAARPHADEANDPVLRKLDDVLDQLEQLRSRVDAVERRQAGEAEQS; encoded by the coding sequence GTGGAGGACGACTGGGCCGCTGTGGCGGAGGCGATCTCGAACCGCCTGCGTGAGCTGGGACTGACCCAGTTGGAAGTCGCGGCCAGGTCCAAGGTTTCGCCGGCCACCATCCGCGAGCTGCAGTACAACAAGATGCCGCGGCGCAGGAACCCGCGAACCCTCGAAGCGCTGTCCGAAGCGCTGGACTGGCCCCCCGACTACCTGGGGAACGTGCTCAGCGGAGCGGCGGCACGGCCACACGCCGACGAGGCGAACGATCCGGTGCTGCGCAAGCTCGACGACGTGCTCGATCAGCTCGAGCAGCTCAGGAGCCGCGTCGATGCCGTCGAGCGGCGCCAAGCAGGCGAAGCCGAGCAGTCCTGA
- a CDS encoding flavoprotein gives MTARDKPVVYLIGTAAPPVRELAEPVGLLREAGWEVCVVLSPTAASWVEVDALAERTGHPVRVRPRLPSERDPLPQADAVLAAPVTFNSLNKIAAGISDILAVSLVNELLVSGVPTTAAPCVKPVLRQHPAYPANVRLLADAGVRLLDPDALTNRGTDGLATFDWNTTVTEFLGWV, from the coding sequence GTGACCGCAAGGGATAAGCCGGTGGTGTATCTGATCGGTACGGCGGCGCCGCCGGTGCGCGAGCTGGCCGAACCGGTCGGGCTGCTGCGCGAGGCTGGGTGGGAGGTGTGCGTGGTGCTGAGCCCGACCGCCGCGAGCTGGGTCGAGGTCGATGCGTTGGCCGAGCGGACCGGTCACCCTGTCCGCGTGCGGCCCCGGTTGCCGAGTGAGCGGGATCCGTTGCCCCAGGCCGACGCCGTGCTGGCCGCGCCGGTGACGTTCAACAGCCTCAACAAGATCGCGGCCGGTATCAGCGACATCCTGGCGGTGAGTCTGGTCAACGAGCTGCTGGTCAGCGGTGTGCCCACCACCGCCGCTCCCTGCGTGAAACCCGTGCTGCGCCAGCACCCCGCCTACCCGGCCAACGTTCGTCTGCTGGCCGATGCCGGCGTCCGACTGCTCGATCCGGACGCCCTCACCAACCGCGGCACCGACGGCCTGGCCACCTTCGACTGGAACACGACAGTCACCGAGTTTCTTGGGTGGGTGTGA
- the casB gene encoding type I-E CRISPR-associated protein Cse2/CasB, giving the protein MTSTGAAPKAGPHRNLGVLGNALDRRFSRLQQEYLREESTAKVDLARLRRGLGKPAGSVPEIWELTIGSVPESLSWDRDEPSRAEQASHAAFTLFALHQQSLNVAVHEPGTSFGHAVGKLRSKSTRSPEAVTNRFMAVSTAESVDEVLVHMRGLITQLRSEREGFDYARLADDLTGLLTPARAVRVRLAWGRDFYRTSADTADSDDSGENDSADENTEE; this is encoded by the coding sequence ATGACCTCAACGGGGGCCGCGCCCAAAGCCGGTCCACATCGGAACCTGGGCGTCCTCGGAAACGCGCTGGACCGGCGGTTTTCCCGACTGCAGCAGGAGTACCTGCGGGAGGAGTCGACGGCGAAGGTCGACCTCGCCCGGCTGCGTCGCGGCCTGGGGAAACCGGCGGGCAGCGTTCCGGAGATCTGGGAGCTGACCATCGGCTCGGTTCCGGAATCGCTGAGCTGGGACCGGGACGAGCCGAGCAGGGCCGAGCAGGCGTCCCACGCCGCCTTCACCCTGTTCGCGCTGCACCAGCAGTCCTTGAACGTGGCGGTGCACGAGCCCGGAACCTCGTTCGGGCACGCCGTAGGGAAACTGCGCTCCAAATCCACCCGGAGCCCGGAAGCCGTGACCAACAGGTTCATGGCGGTCTCCACGGCCGAGTCCGTCGACGAGGTGCTCGTCCACATGCGGGGGCTCATCACGCAGCTCCGCTCGGAGCGCGAGGGCTTTGACTACGCCCGGCTGGCCGATGACCTCACCGGTCTGCTGACTCCCGCACGAGCCGTGCGAGTACGGCTCGCCTGGGGGAGGGACTTCTACCGCACGAGCGCCGATACCGCAGACAGCGATGACAGCGGCGAAAACGATTCCGCCGACGAGAACACCGAGGAGTGA
- a CDS encoding WhiB family transcriptional regulator: protein MPNSRITRFQREQLERAARFAESDGWELHLKVSDDERRNCAEVPVDVFFPNADEDSGERLIRAERERIAEQCRGCPVADECLAGALLRGERYGGWGGVGQPDFQRLSRIFRKLRQRGRLAEIGGEAA from the coding sequence ATGCCGAACAGCAGGATCACCCGCTTCCAGCGCGAACAGCTCGAACGTGCCGCCCGGTTCGCCGAGTCCGACGGCTGGGAGCTGCACCTGAAGGTCAGCGACGACGAACGGCGCAACTGCGCCGAGGTCCCGGTGGACGTGTTCTTCCCGAACGCCGACGAGGACAGCGGGGAACGGCTCATCCGGGCCGAGCGCGAACGCATCGCCGAGCAATGCCGGGGCTGCCCGGTGGCCGACGAGTGCCTGGCGGGCGCGCTGCTGCGCGGCGAGCGCTACGGCGGCTGGGGCGGAGTCGGCCAGCCCGACTTCCAGCGACTGAGCAGGATCTTCCGGAAGCTGCGGCAGCGGGGCCGCCTCGCCGAGATCGGAGGTGAAGCGGCATGA
- a CDS encoding helix-turn-helix domain-containing protein: protein MFNSRGGATAEAPRFYSVEQVAQLFGVSSMTLYRAIAGREFPAIRIRGRLIVPAKAVDEMVDTAIERNSTVDAADYVPEAAA, encoded by the coding sequence ATGTTCAACAGCCGGGGCGGAGCGACCGCCGAAGCGCCCCGCTTCTACAGCGTCGAGCAAGTAGCCCAGCTCTTCGGGGTGTCCTCGATGACGCTGTACCGAGCGATCGCCGGCCGCGAGTTCCCCGCGATCCGCATCCGGGGCCGCTTGATCGTCCCGGCCAAGGCCGTGGACGAGATGGTCGACACCGCGATCGAGCGCAACAGCACCGTCGACGCCGCCGACTACGTGCCGGAGGCAGCGGCATGA
- a CDS encoding helix-turn-helix domain-containing protein codes for MVTEGPIGERIRIYRRRRGLSQRELAELVARSESWLSQVERGIRSVDRLSVLIDIARVLKTDVETLAGYRFALAPNGQPELDGLEEIRAALSSYPGLGLSSVPAGDLDEISRMTTEVHRRYQAADYGAAANILPSLITSSDAVVAETGGEQRRRALSVQNQVYIAVAKLVTKIGDGQLAWIAADRAVNAAMQADSETLSAGAIYQVACAFVKLDQIDQAEHIAMTTAEHLTDDSPLGLSYQGALFLIGSVIAGRRSDQVEATDRLRRAQYLADALGEDGNYGWTAFGPTNVAIHRVSSAAELGDAKHAIALAEGIDTGGLAEGLSSRRAQVHIDTAWAYSQHREDAAVVVNLMEAERVAPQALRYNVIVRELLREMLKRERRSATPGLRPLAQRAGVLQ; via the coding sequence ATGGTGACGGAAGGGCCGATAGGCGAGCGCATTCGCATCTACCGCCGCAGGCGGGGGTTGAGCCAGCGCGAGCTGGCCGAGCTGGTGGCTCGGTCGGAGTCGTGGCTGTCACAGGTGGAGCGGGGCATCCGTTCGGTGGACCGGTTGTCGGTGCTCATCGACATCGCACGGGTGCTCAAGACCGATGTGGAGACGCTGGCCGGTTACCGGTTCGCGTTGGCGCCGAACGGGCAGCCCGAGCTGGATGGTCTGGAGGAGATCCGTGCGGCGTTGAGCTCCTATCCGGGGCTCGGGTTGTCATCGGTTCCGGCGGGTGATCTCGACGAGATCAGCCGCATGACCACCGAAGTCCATCGGCGTTATCAGGCCGCGGACTACGGAGCCGCGGCCAATATCCTGCCGAGCCTGATCACCAGCAGCGACGCCGTTGTCGCCGAAACCGGTGGCGAGCAGCGTCGGCGCGCGTTGTCGGTGCAGAACCAGGTCTACATCGCGGTCGCGAAGTTGGTCACCAAGATCGGTGACGGGCAGCTCGCGTGGATCGCGGCGGACCGGGCGGTCAACGCGGCGATGCAGGCCGACTCCGAGACCTTGAGCGCGGGGGCGATCTACCAGGTGGCGTGCGCGTTTGTGAAGCTCGACCAGATCGACCAAGCTGAGCACATCGCCATGACCACCGCCGAGCACCTCACCGACGACAGCCCGCTGGGGTTGTCGTACCAGGGGGCGCTGTTTCTGATCGGGTCGGTCATCGCCGGTCGGCGCAGTGATCAGGTCGAGGCCACCGACCGGTTGCGGCGGGCGCAGTACCTGGCCGACGCGCTGGGGGAGGACGGCAACTACGGCTGGACCGCGTTCGGGCCGACCAACGTGGCCATCCACCGGGTGTCCTCGGCGGCCGAGCTCGGCGATGCCAAGCACGCCATCGCGCTGGCGGAAGGCATCGACACCGGGGGGCTTGCGGAAGGCTTGAGCAGTCGGAGGGCGCAGGTGCACATCGACACGGCGTGGGCGTATTCGCAGCATCGTGAGGACGCGGCGGTGGTGGTCAATCTGATGGAGGCTGAGCGGGTGGCGCCGCAGGCGTTGCGCTACAACGTGATCGTGCGGGAGCTGCTGCGGGAGATGCTCAAGCGGGAGCGCCGGTCGGCCACGCCGGGGCTGCGGCCACTGGCCCAACGTGCGGGGGTATTGCAGTGA
- a CDS encoding helix-turn-helix domain-containing protein, whose product MSIKVMTWVWDNSPTKGTELLMLLAIADNAADDGANAFPSISTLARKTRLDERTVQRILRKLSDQGQLHIDKRGGREANRYTVLMGQQLSTPPAKRHPRQNATGGTAATPGVAQPRRPTPGTAAPPEPPGTVLEPSTGSRAAESGKQEEAETDIDAVLDGLGGSWPLTPRQRKRIAPKVVQALAAGWSSQRLAHYLGANPEGVKSPAAVLTARLDDLPEPVADTAPPQRPEWCGSCDEPSRTVERSDGRWARCPHCHPSNADPDSGRPKPPSTHRPEPSTPTDQETGRSDSSVPHER is encoded by the coding sequence ATGAGCATCAAGGTCATGACGTGGGTCTGGGACAACTCCCCGACCAAGGGAACGGAGCTGCTGATGTTGCTGGCGATCGCCGACAACGCCGCCGACGACGGCGCGAACGCCTTCCCTTCGATCAGCACGCTCGCCCGCAAGACCCGGTTGGACGAGCGCACGGTGCAACGCATCCTGCGCAAGCTCTCCGACCAGGGGCAGCTGCACATCGACAAGCGCGGCGGAAGGGAGGCCAACCGCTACACCGTCCTGATGGGACAGCAGTTGTCCACACCCCCGGCGAAACGCCACCCCCGGCAGAACGCCACCGGTGGCACCGCTGCCACCCCAGGGGTGGCACAGCCACGCCGCCCCACCCCCGGCACAGCTGCGCCGCCCGAACCACCCGGAACCGTCCTGGAACCCTCCACCGGCTCGCGCGCGGCGGAATCCGGGAAACAGGAGGAGGCGGAAACCGACATCGACGCCGTGCTCGACGGGCTCGGGGGTTCGTGGCCGCTGACGCCGCGACAGCGCAAGCGGATCGCACCGAAAGTGGTCCAGGCGCTGGCCGCGGGCTGGTCCAGCCAACGGCTCGCGCACTACCTCGGGGCGAACCCGGAGGGCGTGAAGTCACCGGCCGCCGTGCTCACCGCACGGCTCGACGATCTGCCGGAACCCGTCGCGGACACCGCACCACCGCAACGGCCGGAGTGGTGCGGGAGCTGCGACGAGCCCAGCCGGACGGTCGAACGCTCGGACGGCCGCTGGGCGCGCTGCCCGCACTGCCACCCGAGCAACGCAGATCCCGACTCGGGGCGGCCGAAGCCGCCAAGCACCCACCGCCCCGAGCCGTCCACCCCAACCGATCAGGAAACCGGAAGGAGTGATTCCAGTGTCCCGCACGAGCGCTGA
- a CDS encoding DUF2637 domain-containing protein: MSTRFTDPRAARAAARGEAERVRAEAESVRAETRRAVAEDAARRAREERAEREQRRRRRAAERRQRLASAGGWIGAHPTELLMSVIVVVPALLAWSAMAAYGVDIYGPLGGVLPLFSEGAMWAFAFSVHLARRQGRPTGWLHTGVWTFAAVNAALNFLHGFGASGVVTGLVMALVSVGGVVAHQLITAAPMRTRRSRAEREAARTDRISQRRRVRMERAAVRRSVGELGADGSIRLRHAPGTVTLGRGPLGTRRLRDAVVPGLPPNGSQRHEETDPGEQLAAEIGRWLSGEPAPSEPAGTAKTDSASSTTSGSGTTDELSELVARTRRAIEAGELNPRPSRRAVQRHLGIRATTAQEVLRALRGRGGDGRAEVAA; this comes from the coding sequence ATGAGCACTCGCTTCACGGATCCGCGCGCCGCACGAGCCGCGGCCAGGGGCGAGGCGGAACGCGTCAGGGCCGAGGCCGAGTCGGTACGTGCCGAGACCCGGCGTGCCGTGGCCGAGGACGCCGCGCGGCGGGCCCGCGAGGAGCGGGCCGAGCGGGAACAGCGCAGACGGCGTCGTGCCGCCGAGCGCAGGCAGCGGCTCGCCTCGGCGGGCGGTTGGATCGGCGCGCATCCGACCGAGCTGCTGATGAGCGTGATCGTGGTGGTTCCCGCGCTGCTGGCCTGGTCGGCGATGGCCGCCTACGGGGTGGACATCTACGGGCCGCTCGGAGGCGTGCTGCCGCTGTTCAGCGAGGGCGCGATGTGGGCGTTCGCGTTCTCGGTGCACCTGGCCCGCCGCCAGGGACGCCCGACGGGGTGGCTGCACACCGGGGTGTGGACGTTCGCCGCGGTCAACGCCGCGCTGAACTTCCTGCACGGCTTCGGCGCCTCCGGTGTGGTGACCGGGCTGGTCATGGCGCTGGTCTCGGTCGGCGGCGTGGTCGCGCACCAGCTGATCACCGCCGCTCCGATGCGTACCCGCCGTTCCCGCGCCGAGCGGGAAGCCGCCCGCACGGACCGGATCTCGCAGCGTCGCAGGGTTCGGATGGAACGGGCCGCCGTCCGCCGATCGGTCGGTGAGCTCGGTGCGGACGGTTCGATCCGGCTCCGGCACGCCCCCGGCACGGTCACGCTCGGACGCGGCCCGCTCGGGACGCGGCGGCTGCGGGACGCGGTGGTTCCCGGCCTGCCGCCGAACGGTTCCCAGCGGCACGAGGAAACCGATCCGGGCGAGCAGTTGGCCGCCGAGATCGGCCGGTGGCTCTCCGGTGAACCCGCCCCTTCGGAACCGGCGGGAACAGCGAAAACCGACTCGGCGAGCTCGACAACGTCCGGTTCGGGAACCACCGACGAACTGTCCGAACTGGTGGCCCGGACCCGGCGAGCGATCGAGGCGGGCGAGCTGAACCCGCGGCCGAGCCGACGGGCCGTGCAGCGGCACCTCGGTATCCGCGCCACCACGGCACAGGAGGTGCTGCGCGCACTGCGCGGTCGCGGCGGCGACGGCAGGGCGGAGGTCGCGGCATGA
- a CDS encoding DUF3307 domain-containing protein encodes MIAADAETALTFAATLPALLVAHHVADHWVQTSHQASSKGLPGRQGQLVCAKHVASYTAVTAGFVGLLWTLLGLPITPAGFAVGQLVSALTHYWADRRWTLRRLAGAVGQSGFYALGSPREGKDDNPSLGTGAYVLDQSWHWLWLFVAALLTALV; translated from the coding sequence ATGATCGCGGCCGACGCGGAAACGGCGCTGACGTTCGCGGCGACCCTTCCGGCGCTGCTGGTGGCCCACCACGTGGCCGACCATTGGGTGCAGACCTCGCACCAGGCGAGCAGCAAAGGACTTCCGGGCAGGCAAGGGCAGCTGGTCTGCGCGAAACACGTCGCCAGCTACACCGCGGTGACCGCGGGGTTCGTCGGCCTGTTGTGGACTCTGCTCGGGCTCCCGATAACCCCCGCCGGGTTCGCGGTGGGCCAGCTGGTCTCGGCGCTCACCCACTACTGGGCCGACCGCCGATGGACGTTGCGGCGACTCGCGGGAGCGGTGGGACAGAGCGGCTTCTACGCGCTCGGCTCCCCGAGGGAGGGCAAGGATGACAACCCGTCGCTGGGCACCGGTGCCTACGTGCTCGACCAGTCCTGGCACTGGCTGTGGTTGTTCGTCGCCGCCCTGCTGACCGCACTCGTCTGA